From a region of the Sebastes umbrosus isolate fSebUmb1 chromosome 10, fSebUmb1.pri, whole genome shotgun sequence genome:
- the tnfaip3 gene encoding tumor necrosis factor alpha-induced protein 3 isoform X2, whose amino-acid sequence MLGVQDTDLVLRKALHGVLKETDTGVFRARFQAELLQSQEFTQTGLRYTTMNWEEEWEKIVKMASPVSSSNGLQFDSLEDIHIFVLSNILRRPIIVIADQVVRSMKSGSSISPLNVGGIYLPLHWPPTECYKYPIVLGYDSQHFAPLITIKDSGPEIRAVPLINPGRGGFEELKVHFLMEKEQQQKERLLKDYLLLIEIPVIGLGYDATRIINAARLDEGNLPEDMNLMEDYLQLVNHEYQRWQEDKEQAWAAQPQRPPPFSVSQLSLIEIRCATPRCTFYVSVDTQPHCHECFEKRQATTGGGMRIEGVVHTKGGGVQGGVIVGSETEVSSRGARSSSPPSSTSGRGVVVSSPRSAPPTAPSLSLYSETHAMKCKTPGCLFTLSVEHDGLCERCFNSRQNHGPPGAGTAAPGLPGTNGGPTVPHPAQGSGWTQWGGCETETERCNMCRQEAFRIFNGLCPPCMQRQQPPERGEPQQNNPRTEASSSAWTQARDTERPCLTLTTGHTSAWQTPLARPCKRSGCQFFGTPEKLGFCTICYVDYQTNHHLTPPPAPVQSRHGVEAGFQNASRCRGPGCGAVGKAMLEGYCDKCYVKEQSTRLNQAAHRTPHSPPLVMRDRAAKPRSSQQSQTQTQTQTQCRRSGCSNVSPGCTDLCPECHTRGQGREAGRRAQAPKEKSKQRCRTQGCDHYANQEKQGYCNECDHFKQIYRG is encoded by the exons ATGCTGGGCGTTCAGGACACGGACCTGGTGCTCCGGAAAGCCCTCCACGGTGTTTTGAAAGAGACGGACACTGGCGTCTTTAGAGCTCGCTTCCAGGCAGAGCTGCTGCAGTCCCAGGAGTTCACCCAGACTGGCCTCCGATACACCACCATG AactgggaggaggagtgggaAAAGATTGTGAAGATGGCGTCTCCGGTCTCCAGTAGCAACGGCCTCCAGTTTGACTCTCTGGAGGACATTCACATCTTCGTCCTCTCCAACATTCTCCGCAGACCCATCATCGTCATCGCAG ACCAGGTGGTCAGGAGTATGAAATCTGGCTCGTCCATCTCTCCTCTGAATGTGGGCGGGATTTATCTGCCGCTACACTGGCCGCCCACCGAGTGCTACAAATACCCAATAGTGCTCGGCTACGACTCCCAGCACTTTGCACCCCTCATCACCATCAAAGACAGCGGCCCAG AGATCCGAGCGGTACCGCTGATCAACCCAGGACGAGGGGGCTTTGAGGAGCTGAAGGTTCACTTCCTGATGGAGAAAGAACAGCAACAGAAAGAAAGGCTTCTCAAAGACTACCTACTACTGATAGAGATCCCCGTCATAGGTCTGGGCTACGATGCCACACGGATCATCAACGCTGCACG GCTGGACGAGGGCAACCTCCCTGAAGACATGAACCTGATGGAGGACTACCTGCAGCTCGTCAACCACGAGTACCAACGCTGGCAGGAAGACAAGGAGCAGGCGTGGGCCGCCCAGCCGCAGCGCCCGCCGCCTTTCTCCGTCTCCCAGCTCTCCCTCATCGAGATCCGTTGTGCCACACCGCGATGCACCTTCTATGTCTCCGTGGACACGCAGCCTCATTGCCATGAATGCTTTGAGAAGCGACAGGCCACTACCGGTGGAGGAATGAGGATAGAAGGGGTGGTGCATACAAAGGGAGGAGGGGTACAAGGTGGGGTGATAGTCGGATCAGAGACTGAGGTGAGCTCCAGAGGAGCCCGAAGCAGCAGCCCTCCATCCTCCACGTCTGGGAGAGGGGTGGTGGTATCCAGCCCCCGCTCAGCCCCACCCACCGCTCCCAGCCTCAGCCTCTACAGTGAAACTCACGCCATGAAGTGCAAGACACCCGGCTGCCTCTTCACCCTTAGCGTGGAGCATGACGGACTTTGCGAGCGCTGCTTCAACTCCAGGCAGAACCACGGACCCCCTGGAGCTGGAACGGCTGCTCCAGGACTCCCGGGCACCAACGGGGGGCCTACGGTCCCCCACCCGGCCCAGGGCTCCGGCTGGACCCAGTGGGGGGGCTgcgagacagagacagagcgcTGCAACATGTGCAGACAGGAGGCGTTCAGGATATTCAATGGCCTGTGTCCACCCTGCATGCAGAGACAGCAGCCTCCAGAGAGGGGAGAGCCACAGCAGAACAACCCCAGGACTGAGGCCTCGTCTTCAGCTTGGACCCAGGCCAGGGACACTGAGCGGCCGTGCCTCACCCTAACCACGGGGCACACGTCGGCCTGGCAAACCCCTCTGGCCCGGCCTTGTAAAAGATCTGGCTGCCAGTTCTTTGGGACGCCAGAGAAGTTGGGTTTCTGCACTATTTGCTACGTAGACTATCAGACCAACCACC ACCTGACCCCTCCCCCCGCCCCGGTCCAAAGCCGGCACGGCGTGGAGGCAGGCTTCCAGAACGCCTCGCGGTGTCGTGGGCCTGGGTGCGGTGCAGTCGGCAAGGCAATGTTGGAGGGCTACTGCGACAAGTGCTACGTCAAAGAGCAAAGCACACGGCTCAACCAAGCGGCACATCGCACACCACACTCCCCTCCTCTGGTCATG CGTGACCGGGCAGCCAAACCCAGATCTTCGCAGCAatcccagacccagacccagactcAGACTCAGTGCCGGCGGAGTGGCTGCAGTAATGTGTCCCCGGGCTGCACAGACCTCTGCCCGGAGTGCCACACGCGTGGCCAGGGCAGAGAGGCGGGCAGGCGGGCGCAGGCGCCTAAAGAAAAGTCCAAGCAGCGGTGCAGGACGCAGGGCTGCGACCACTACGCCAACCAAGAGAAACAGGGCTACTGCAACGAGTGCGACCACTTCAAACAGATCTACCGCGGCTGA